A single region of the Prochlorococcus marinus str. MIT 0917 genome encodes:
- the psbD gene encoding photosystem II D2 protein (photosystem q(a) protein), with the protein MTIAVGSATERGWFDALDDWLKRDRFVFVGWSGLLLFPTAFLAIGGWFTGTTFVSSWYTHGVASSYLEGCNFLTAAVSTPGDAMGHSLLFLWGPEAQGDLTRWFQLGGLWNFVALHGAFSLIGFMLRQFEIARLVGIRPYNALAFSAVIAVFTACFLIYPLGQHSWFFAPSFGVAAIFRFILFIQGFHNITLNPFHMMGVAGILGGALLCAIHGATVQNTLYEDSSQYSDGKAQSSTFRGFDPVQEEETYSFITANRFWSQIFGIAFSNKRFLHFLMLFVPVTGMWAASIGIVGLALNLRAYDFVSQEIRAAEDPEFETFYTKNILLNEGMRAWMSSVDQPHENFVFPEEVLPRGNAL; encoded by the coding sequence ATGACGATCGCTGTTGGAAGCGCAACAGAACGAGGTTGGTTTGACGCCCTCGATGACTGGTTAAAGCGCGACCGATTCGTATTTGTTGGTTGGTCTGGACTACTACTCTTCCCTACGGCTTTCCTAGCTATTGGTGGATGGTTTACAGGTACAACCTTCGTTTCTTCCTGGTACACCCACGGTGTAGCCAGTTCATATCTTGAGGGATGCAATTTCCTCACAGCCGCTGTTAGCACCCCTGGCGATGCCATGGGTCACAGTCTTCTATTCCTTTGGGGACCAGAAGCTCAGGGCGATTTAACACGTTGGTTCCAACTTGGTGGCCTTTGGAATTTCGTTGCTCTTCACGGTGCATTCAGTCTTATTGGCTTCATGCTTCGTCAATTCGAAATTGCAAGACTAGTTGGTATCCGTCCATATAACGCACTTGCTTTCTCAGCAGTTATTGCAGTATTTACTGCTTGCTTCCTTATATATCCTTTAGGACAGCACAGTTGGTTCTTCGCTCCTTCATTTGGAGTTGCAGCAATATTCCGTTTCATTCTCTTCATTCAAGGATTCCATAACATCACGCTTAACCCATTCCACATGATGGGAGTAGCAGGAATTCTTGGTGGTGCTCTACTTTGTGCTATTCACGGCGCAACAGTTCAGAACACTCTTTACGAAGATTCAAGTCAGTACTCTGATGGTAAAGCTCAGAGTTCTACTTTCAGAGGTTTCGATCCAGTTCAAGAAGAAGAAACTTACTCATTTATTACTGCAAACCGTTTCTGGAGTCAGATTTTCGGTATTGCTTTCTCAAATAAGCGTTTCCTTCACTTCTTGATGCTCTTCGTTCCAGTAACAGGAATGTGGGCAGCCTCAATTGGAATCGTCGGATTAGCTCTAAACCTTCGTGCTTACGACTTTGTTAGCCAAGAAATCAGAGCTGCTGAAGATCCTGAATTCGAAACTTTCTATACCAAAAACATCCTTCTTAATGAAGGTATGCGTGCATGGATGTCTTCTGTAGACCAGCCACACGAAAACTTTGTATTCCCTGAGGAGGTACTCCCACGTGGAAACGCCCTTTAA
- the psbC gene encoding photosystem II reaction center protein CP43, translated as METPFNSLLKAPNQSLEETGYAWYVGNARLINLSGRLLGAHIAHAGLIVFWAGAMMLFEVSHFTMDKPMWEQGLICMPHVAMFGYGIGPGGEVTDVWPFFIAGVIHLVASGILGFGGVFHSLAGPEKLEEDFPFFSTDWRDKNQMTNILGFHLVVLGVGALLWSINWMYIGGAYDTWAPGGGEVRLINPTLDPRVIFGYLVSTPWGGQGWIVGVNSMEDIVGGHVYLGVIEIIGGLFHIFTGPYGWARRAFIWNGEGLLSYALGGICVASFVASCFIWFNNTAYPSEFYGPTNAEASQAQSFTFLVRDQRIGANVGSTMGPTGLGKYLMRSPTGEIIFGGETMRFWDFRGPWLEPLRGPNGLSLDKIQNDIQPWQVRRAAEYMTHAPNASINSVGGIITEPNAVNFVNLRQWLAGAQFFLGWFTFVGHLWHAGRARAAAAGFEKGISRSQEPALSMPDLD; from the coding sequence GTGGAAACGCCCTTTAATAGTTTACTTAAAGCTCCTAATCAAAGTCTCGAAGAGACTGGTTACGCCTGGTATGTAGGAAATGCAAGGCTAATAAACCTCTCTGGAAGACTATTAGGTGCTCATATCGCTCACGCAGGACTAATTGTCTTCTGGGCTGGCGCAATGATGCTTTTCGAAGTAAGTCATTTCACCATGGATAAACCCATGTGGGAACAAGGCTTAATTTGTATGCCTCATGTAGCCATGTTTGGATATGGCATAGGCCCAGGCGGAGAGGTCACAGACGTTTGGCCATTCTTCATTGCAGGTGTTATTCACCTTGTTGCATCTGGAATTCTTGGTTTTGGAGGGGTTTTCCACTCCCTAGCTGGGCCAGAGAAACTTGAAGAAGATTTCCCATTTTTCTCCACTGATTGGAGAGACAAAAATCAAATGACCAATATTCTTGGTTTTCATTTGGTTGTTCTTGGAGTTGGTGCTCTTCTATGGTCCATTAACTGGATGTACATAGGAGGTGCATATGACACATGGGCTCCTGGTGGAGGAGAAGTTAGGCTAATCAATCCAACTCTCGATCCAAGAGTTATTTTTGGATACCTAGTTTCAACCCCATGGGGTGGACAAGGCTGGATAGTTGGTGTCAACTCAATGGAAGATATTGTCGGAGGACATGTTTACCTGGGAGTGATCGAGATAATAGGTGGACTTTTCCATATCTTTACTGGTCCATATGGATGGGCAAGAAGAGCTTTTATCTGGAACGGTGAAGGACTTCTAAGTTATGCACTTGGTGGAATCTGTGTTGCTAGTTTTGTAGCTTCATGTTTCATCTGGTTCAATAACACTGCTTATCCTTCTGAATTCTACGGTCCAACGAACGCTGAAGCCTCTCAGGCCCAAAGTTTCACATTCCTAGTTCGTGATCAACGAATTGGAGCAAATGTGGGTTCAACTATGGGACCAACAGGTTTAGGTAAGTACCTAATGCGCTCTCCTACAGGAGAAATCATCTTTGGTGGAGAGACAATGCGTTTTTGGGACTTTAGAGGTCCATGGTTAGAGCCTCTTAGAGGTCCTAATGGATTAAGTCTTGATAAAATTCAAAATGATATTCAGCCTTGGCAGGTTCGCCGTGCTGCTGAATACATGACACATGCTCCTAACGCTTCTATTAACTCAGTTGGTGGAATCATTACCGAGCCCAATGCAGTTAACTTTGTTAACTTGCGTCAATGGCTTGCAGGTGCTCAGTTCTTCCTTGGTTGGTTTACTTTTGTAGGTCATCTTTGGCATGCTGGACGCGCAAGAGCCGCTGCAGCTGGATTTGAAAAAGGTATTAGTCGTTCACAAGAGCCTGCTCTTTCAATGCCTGATCTAGATTAG
- a CDS encoding nucleoside triphosphate pyrophosphatase translates to MFVLASASKARQKLLDQIALRYKVIVSDIDEKQLQEPDPTLKVKLLAKGKAAGAVKKLIEENHTLNTYQALLACDSLFEFKGEIFEKPINKEQLISRWQRMSGQSGFLHTGHCLISLDNYKSDMESISQKNSCQGVVSTKIEFMNLSNFEIKKYASTSEPYNCAGGFAIEGNGGLFIKKIDGCFSNVIGLSLPWLKNNLEKLGLSRLLLDR, encoded by the coding sequence ATGTTTGTGCTTGCCTCTGCATCCAAAGCACGTCAAAAATTACTTGATCAAATAGCTTTGAGATACAAAGTTATTGTAAGTGATATTGATGAAAAACAGCTTCAGGAACCAGATCCAACTTTGAAGGTCAAATTATTAGCTAAGGGTAAAGCTGCCGGTGCAGTAAAAAAGTTGATAGAAGAAAATCATACCTTAAATACTTATCAAGCTTTATTAGCTTGTGATTCTTTGTTTGAGTTTAAGGGGGAAATTTTCGAAAAGCCAATTAATAAAGAGCAATTGATATCTAGATGGCAAAGAATGTCAGGTCAATCTGGTTTTTTACATACTGGTCACTGTTTGATTTCGTTGGATAATTATAAATCTGATATGGAAAGTATTTCACAAAAAAATAGTTGCCAAGGAGTTGTGAGTACAAAAATTGAATTTATGAATTTATCCAATTTTGAGATTAAGAAATATGCTTCGACTTCAGAACCATACAATTGTGCAGGAGGCTTTGCGATTGAGGGTAATGGAGGACTCTTTATAAAAAAAATAGATGGATGTTTTAGTAATGTTATTGGTCTTAGCTTACCTTGGTTAAAAAATAATTTAGAAAAACTTGGTTTGTCTCGCTTGCTTTTAGATAGATAA
- a CDS encoding Npun_F0494 family protein: MLLIDQKIFRRAKKGIRNCPFNLFLFQSLQRESLSAQNVFEHKSKYLSQEFMFINSSLLIENEFIKLIKIGVLRREVDGQGLTSKVRITPTGRKVIESCADLFTKRISLIKKLITCLKYRLSPR, from the coding sequence ATGTTGCTGATTGACCAAAAAATCTTTAGAAGAGCAAAGAAAGGGATTAGGAATTGTCCCTTTAACTTATTCCTTTTTCAAAGTCTTCAAAGAGAGAGTCTCAGTGCTCAAAATGTTTTTGAGCATAAATCAAAATATTTGAGTCAAGAATTTATGTTTATCAATAGTTCTTTATTAATAGAGAATGAATTTATTAAATTAATTAAAATTGGTGTATTAAGAAGGGAAGTTGATGGCCAAGGGCTTACTTCAAAAGTTCGTATTACACCAACAGGAAGAAAAGTAATAGAAAGCTGTGCAGATTTATTTACTAAAAGAATATCGCTTATAAAAAAATTAATTACATGCCTAAAGTATCGATTATCGCCAAGATGA
- a CDS encoding cobyric acid synthase: MNIDLKRTPLMVLGTSSGAGKTLIATAICRCLKRKGEQPIPFKGQNMSNNAWVDKQGREMAYSQALQSWSAGLEPSAEMNPVLLKPKGDCTSEVIHLGKSVGTCKAINYYEDWFDSGWEAIKKGLAILLKSKTEGRLILEGAGSPVEVNLQHKDLTNLKLAKFLNANCILVSDIERGGVFAQIIGTIALMKPDEKKLIKGIIINRFRGDKALFESGVTWIEKETGIPVLGILPWLKEIFPPEDSLDLLERKQINQSAEIEIAIIKLPRISNFSDLDPFFSDSSIQMRWIEPGEDLGNPDVLIIPGSKQTIKDLESLNKTGLSAQIKEYAKNGGNIFGICGGLQMLGKSLEDPHQQESINEINAFPNMGMNLLPIKTTFGEIKHTSQREEKVSWPGSQKIKGFEMHYGESDLINNKDSEIISLFKNSSLGWVIEKKDKSFIGGTYLHGIFENNQWRRQWINKIRQKKGLNHIEINEENNIDKREKLLDLLTDAFEKNINIDILIK; the protein is encoded by the coding sequence ATGAACATAGATCTCAAAAGGACTCCACTAATGGTTTTAGGAACCTCTAGTGGCGCAGGTAAAACGCTCATAGCTACTGCTATTTGTCGATGCTTAAAAAGAAAAGGGGAACAGCCAATACCTTTTAAGGGCCAAAACATGAGCAATAACGCTTGGGTTGATAAGCAGGGAAGAGAAATGGCATATTCTCAAGCCCTTCAATCTTGGTCTGCAGGCTTAGAGCCAAGTGCTGAAATGAATCCTGTGCTTCTAAAACCAAAAGGGGATTGCACAAGTGAAGTAATTCATCTAGGCAAAAGTGTAGGGACTTGCAAAGCAATCAATTATTACGAAGACTGGTTCGATTCAGGGTGGGAAGCTATTAAAAAAGGCCTAGCAATATTATTAAAGAGTAAAACAGAAGGAAGACTTATTCTTGAAGGGGCTGGGAGCCCAGTAGAAGTGAATTTGCAACATAAAGATCTTACAAATTTGAAATTAGCAAAATTTCTAAATGCAAATTGTATTTTAGTATCAGATATTGAAAGAGGAGGCGTTTTTGCTCAAATCATTGGAACAATCGCATTGATGAAACCTGATGAAAAAAAATTGATTAAAGGAATAATTATTAATAGATTCAGAGGCGATAAAGCCTTATTCGAATCAGGAGTAACATGGATAGAAAAAGAAACAGGAATCCCAGTTTTAGGAATATTACCTTGGCTAAAAGAGATTTTTCCACCTGAAGATTCCCTTGACTTACTTGAAAGGAAACAAATAAATCAAAGTGCAGAAATAGAAATCGCAATAATAAAATTACCTAGAATTAGCAATTTTTCTGATTTAGATCCTTTCTTTAGCGATTCAAGTATTCAAATGCGATGGATAGAACCTGGAGAAGACCTAGGTAATCCAGATGTATTAATAATTCCTGGAAGCAAACAAACGATTAAAGATCTAGAGAGTTTAAATAAAACTGGATTGAGCGCTCAAATAAAAGAATATGCCAAAAATGGGGGGAATATTTTTGGCATATGTGGAGGATTGCAAATGCTAGGGAAATCATTGGAAGACCCACATCAGCAGGAAAGTATTAATGAAATAAATGCATTTCCAAATATGGGGATGAACCTTCTTCCAATCAAAACAACTTTTGGAGAAATCAAGCATACCTCACAAAGAGAAGAAAAAGTTTCATGGCCAGGTTCTCAGAAAATAAAGGGGTTTGAAATGCATTATGGGGAGAGTGATTTAATCAATAATAAAGATTCTGAAATTATTTCTCTATTTAAAAACAGTTCTTTAGGGTGGGTAATTGAAAAAAAAGATAAAAGCTTTATTGGAGGAACTTATTTACATGGAATTTTTGAAAATAATCAATGGCGAAGGCAATGGATCAACAAAATAAGACAGAAAAAGGGATTAAATCATATAGAAATTAATGAAGAAAACAATATTGATAAAAGAGAAAAATTATTAGATTTATTAACTGATGCCTTCGAAAAAAATATAAATATAGATATTTTAATCAAATAA
- a CDS encoding 2Fe-2S iron-sulfur cluster-binding protein, translating to MNTVKINWPNKKSSNCCPGVDWLKAAYNADIEIPTGCLGGSCGACEIEVNGEVVRACIATVPDKKELNVEFFSDPYW from the coding sequence ATGAATACTGTGAAAATAAACTGGCCTAATAAGAAATCAAGCAATTGCTGTCCTGGAGTTGATTGGCTAAAAGCTGCCTATAATGCGGATATCGAGATCCCTACTGGATGCCTAGGAGGAAGCTGCGGAGCTTGCGAAATAGAAGTTAATGGTGAAGTAGTACGTGCATGTATTGCAACAGTTCCGGATAAAAAAGAACTAAATGTTGAATTTTTTAGTGATCCCTATTGGTAA
- a CDS encoding helix-turn-helix transcriptional regulator, with amino-acid sequence MIKNHLLRFIRLPEVLHRTGLSRTTVYRLMDSDEFPRQIPLGSRIVVWNEKEIEQWMKEKLRG; translated from the coding sequence TTGATTAAAAACCATCTTCTTCGATTCATTCGTCTTCCTGAGGTGCTTCATCGCACTGGATTGTCGAGAACTACTGTTTACAGACTTATGGATTCTGATGAATTTCCTAGACAAATTCCTCTTGGTTCAAGAATTGTGGTCTGGAATGAAAAAGAAATTGAGCAGTGGATGAAAGAAAAATTGAGGGGTTAA
- a CDS encoding sulfotransferase domain-containing protein, whose amino-acid sequence MPLVSFENNPINASISNEIKYPLMVCSHERSGTHFLMNSLSSSTFYSVEPYLNYDYSRLGCSLNFYSKKDIFSFIQKCSNISTNTGSFCINSIIKSHFPLSLIGDDSTKILKIAYIYRNPVDVFISYWKFLHKWDWFEGPKLKCPLELMKTKPCGHSQRYQFENYNTYFARWANHVSSAFIASKKIRNIVCINYSDLLSNYTSCIQNLCKDLSIELIEGTKIPKKSNYIKGIESLKVSEDIRTEMSEYCRNEVQKYKYLPRDIISNFS is encoded by the coding sequence TTGCCTTTAGTATCTTTCGAAAATAATCCAATCAATGCATCTATTTCTAATGAAATAAAATACCCTCTGATGGTTTGTTCTCATGAGAGAAGTGGAACACATTTTCTTATGAATTCATTATCTTCCTCTACTTTTTATAGTGTTGAACCTTACTTAAATTATGACTATTCCCGTTTAGGATGTTCTTTGAATTTTTATAGTAAAAAAGATATATTTTCTTTTATTCAAAAGTGTTCAAATATTTCTACTAATACTGGTAGTTTTTGTATAAATAGTATCATAAAATCTCATTTTCCTCTGTCTTTGATTGGTGATGATTCTACTAAAATTTTAAAAATTGCATACATATATAGAAACCCTGTAGATGTGTTTATATCTTATTGGAAATTTCTTCATAAATGGGATTGGTTTGAAGGACCTAAACTAAAATGCCCTCTAGAACTTATGAAGACTAAACCTTGTGGCCATTCCCAGAGATACCAATTTGAAAATTATAATACTTATTTTGCTAGGTGGGCAAATCATGTAAGCAGTGCTTTCATAGCATCAAAAAAAATAAGAAATATTGTTTGTATTAATTATTCTGATTTACTTTCTAATTACACAAGTTGTATTCAAAATTTGTGTAAGGATCTTTCTATTGAATTAATTGAAGGAACAAAAATACCTAAAAAAAGTAATTATATTAAAGGTATCGAATCTTTAAAAGTTTCTGAGGATATAAGAACTGAAATGAGTGAATACTGCCGAAATGAGGTTCAGAAATATAAATATCTTCCTAGAGATATTATTAGTAATTTTTCCTGA
- a CDS encoding extracellular solute-binding protein, whose translation MNLIKRLFTSVIAGTLLVSSSFNYVKASDREVRIYSGRHYNTDKQIYKQFAEKTGIKIRLIEATGISLVERLKREGSNSKADVILLVDAARISNAAKSGLLQSYRSAKLDKNVPVEYRDPQARWYALTRRVRVMVANPKKVDINSIKDYSDLAKPSLEGLVCVRKRSSPYNQSLVANQIVNKGEAQTKEWLKGMISNISQPFFPGDIGVIRAVAQGKCGVGIVNHYYISRMLAGVNGRKDKGLAKKVKVLTPNPAHVNVSAGGIAKYAENKEEAIQLLEYLASPAGSSGLAGPTFEHPLVGFNKTNEVAQFGGFTPDSVTIDQLGANNKKAIQLMRKAGWD comes from the coding sequence ATGAATTTAATTAAGCGTCTTTTCACTTCAGTAATAGCAGGTACTCTTTTAGTCTCTTCAAGTTTTAATTATGTAAAAGCCTCTGATAGAGAAGTAAGAATTTATTCAGGCAGGCATTACAACACCGATAAGCAGATATATAAGCAATTTGCAGAAAAGACTGGGATAAAAATCCGATTAATCGAGGCGACAGGAATTTCTCTAGTTGAAAGATTGAAAAGGGAAGGATCAAATTCTAAAGCCGATGTGATTCTTCTTGTTGATGCGGCTCGAATTAGCAATGCTGCCAAAAGCGGTCTACTTCAGTCGTATAGGTCTGCCAAATTAGACAAAAATGTTCCAGTGGAATATCGAGATCCTCAAGCAAGATGGTATGCCTTAACAAGAAGGGTGAGAGTCATGGTTGCTAACCCTAAGAAAGTTGATATTAATTCAATCAAAGATTATTCAGATCTTGCTAAACCTTCTTTGGAGGGACTTGTTTGTGTGAGAAAAAGAAGCAGTCCATACAATCAATCTTTAGTCGCTAATCAAATTGTCAATAAAGGAGAAGCGCAAACTAAAGAGTGGTTGAAAGGGATGATTTCAAATATTTCTCAGCCTTTTTTCCCCGGTGATATAGGTGTTATAAGAGCTGTCGCTCAGGGGAAGTGTGGAGTAGGTATTGTGAATCACTACTATATTTCAAGAATGCTCGCAGGTGTGAATGGAAGAAAAGACAAAGGTTTGGCTAAAAAAGTAAAGGTTCTTACTCCTAATCCTGCTCATGTGAATGTCAGTGCAGGTGGAATTGCTAAATATGCTGAAAACAAAGAAGAAGCTATTCAGCTCTTGGAGTATCTTGCCTCTCCTGCTGGGAGTAGTGGGTTAGCTGGTCCAACATTTGAACACCCTTTAGTTGGTTTTAATAAAACTAATGAGGTTGCACAATTTGGAGGATTTACTCCTGATAGTGTGACCATTGATCAATTAGGAGCAAATAATAAAAAAGCAATTCAGCTTATGAGAAAGGCAGGTTGGGATTAA
- a CDS encoding Fe2+-dependent dioxygenase: MEYLTHSLIDESEALQIVNKLKAEKSSWQDGKKTAGSHAAKIKSNFQLDKNSKLSIELRDIIVNKIISNPLLKSFTLPNLIHGLMFTQSLAGHSYGSHIDNPYMPSGRSDLSFTLFLNAPEDYKGGELCIQTINKMETIKLPAGEMIIYPSTKLHSVAEVKDGERHVCVGWIQSYVQNNEDRSFLFELDAGAKGLLAKHGRSDELDLIFQAYSNLLRRMGD, translated from the coding sequence ATGGAATATCTAACTCATTCTCTAATAGATGAATCAGAAGCTCTTCAAATAGTTAATAAGCTAAAAGCAGAGAAATCATCATGGCAAGATGGTAAAAAAACAGCAGGAAGCCATGCTGCAAAAATAAAATCTAATTTTCAATTAGATAAAAATTCAAAATTATCAATTGAACTTAGAGATATTATTGTTAACAAAATAATTTCAAATCCACTTCTAAAAAGTTTTACATTACCTAACCTTATCCATGGACTCATGTTTACTCAATCCCTAGCTGGACATAGCTATGGCTCACATATCGATAATCCTTATATGCCCTCGGGAAGAAGCGATCTATCATTTACGTTATTTTTAAACGCGCCAGAAGATTATAAAGGTGGTGAATTATGTATTCAGACAATCAATAAGATGGAAACTATCAAACTGCCTGCTGGAGAAATGATAATTTATCCCAGCACAAAACTACATTCTGTAGCTGAAGTCAAAGATGGTGAACGTCATGTATGTGTAGGGTGGATTCAAAGTTATGTACAAAACAATGAAGATAGATCTTTCCTCTTTGAACTAGACGCAGGGGCAAAAGGTTTACTAGCTAAACATGGGAGATCAGACGAATTAGACTTAATTTTTCAGGCATATAGCAATCTACTTAGAAGAATGGGAGATTAA
- a CDS encoding iron uptake porin, with the protein MKLFQRLLVAPAALGLMAPLAANADVSTVSNESDLSSEVIQARVDGVESQLGEIMAGQFSSSTKMSGKAAFITGYVDDDAESDTDSITMEYMYQLNMNTSFTGEDMLYTRIKSGNVGDHFKDKGQGTYLSAANGNADALKVDKIWYQFPVGDDVTVWVGPKIENYYMLASSPSIYKPVTKQFTLGGNGTVYGSSTKAGFGAAYVQPTEDPSEGRFAVSVAYTNQSGAKSGKDEGLFGEDGKSALLTKLEYGTPQWQVSGAVALKENGWSDSYFTTAAGGKRSAAGSETAVGLRAYWKPDTTGAIPEVQLGYDVSTIDDAPTGYADEASGWMVGLGWKDLLIDGNRAGVAFGSRVSATSIVGGTSDPSEDNSVWEAYYSFKINDGVTVTPAIFGGSDVESEGKDVSGAVVLTEFRF; encoded by the coding sequence ATGAAGCTTTTTCAGCGTTTGCTGGTAGCTCCTGCTGCTTTGGGCCTAATGGCACCTTTAGCTGCAAATGCCGACGTTTCTACAGTATCTAACGAGTCAGACCTTAGTTCTGAAGTTATTCAAGCTCGTGTTGATGGTGTTGAGTCTCAACTCGGCGAAATTATGGCTGGTCAATTCTCTTCATCTACAAAGATGAGCGGAAAGGCTGCTTTCATTACTGGTTATGTTGATGATGATGCTGAGTCAGATACTGACAGCATCACTATGGAATATATGTATCAGTTGAACATGAACACCAGTTTTACTGGTGAAGACATGCTCTACACAAGAATTAAGTCTGGTAATGTCGGCGATCATTTCAAAGACAAAGGACAAGGTACATACCTATCCGCTGCTAACGGTAATGCTGATGCATTAAAAGTTGACAAGATTTGGTATCAATTCCCGGTTGGCGATGACGTAACTGTTTGGGTTGGTCCAAAAATTGAGAACTACTACATGCTTGCAAGTTCTCCTTCTATCTATAAGCCTGTAACTAAGCAATTCACTCTTGGTGGAAACGGAACTGTTTATGGTTCTTCTACTAAAGCTGGTTTTGGTGCAGCTTATGTACAACCAACTGAAGATCCTTCAGAAGGTAGATTTGCAGTAAGTGTTGCTTACACAAATCAAAGTGGCGCAAAGTCTGGAAAAGACGAGGGTCTTTTCGGTGAAGATGGTAAGTCAGCTTTGCTTACTAAGCTTGAGTACGGCACACCTCAGTGGCAAGTATCTGGTGCAGTTGCATTAAAAGAAAATGGCTGGTCTGATAGCTACTTCACAACAGCTGCAGGTGGAAAAAGATCTGCTGCTGGTTCTGAAACTGCAGTCGGTTTAAGAGCATATTGGAAGCCTGATACAACTGGTGCTATTCCTGAAGTTCAGCTTGGTTATGACGTTTCTACTATTGACGACGCTCCAACTGGATATGCTGATGAAGCATCAGGTTGGATGGTTGGACTTGGTTGGAAAGACCTACTGATCGATGGAAATAGAGCTGGTGTTGCTTTTGGTTCAAGAGTTAGCGCTACTTCTATTGTTGGCGGTACTTCTGATCCTTCTGAAGACAACAGTGTTTGGGAAGCTTATTACTCCTTCAAAATTAACGATGGCGTAACAGTTACTCCTGCAATCTTTGGTGGTTCAGATGTTGAGTCTGAAGGCAAAGATGTTAGTGGAGCAGTTGTTCTAACTGAATTCAGATTCTAA
- the glyQ gene encoding glycine--tRNA ligase subunit alpha, giving the protein MYFQDIISSLNNFWSEKGCLLLQPYDLEKGAGTMSPHSFLRAIGPEPWAVAYPEPCRRPTDGRYGDNPNRAQHYFQYQVLIKPSLDGIQEIYLSSLEALGISAKDHDIRFVEDNWESPTLGAWGVGWEVWLNGMEVTQFTYFQQCGGLDCKPVSIEITYGLERLAMYLQNVESIWDLSWNKKNKYGDIWLPFEKGQCKYNFEESNSENLRKLFEIYEEEAHQLIAKNIPATCLDYVLKCSHTFNLLEARGVISVTERTKIIARIRSLARKVAQAWLEERESLGFPLCTNN; this is encoded by the coding sequence ATGTATTTCCAGGATATAATTTCTAGCCTCAATAATTTCTGGAGTGAGAAAGGTTGTTTGCTGCTTCAGCCATATGATTTAGAGAAGGGCGCAGGGACGATGAGCCCTCATTCTTTTTTAAGAGCGATAGGTCCTGAACCTTGGGCTGTAGCTTACCCAGAGCCCTGTCGTCGACCAACTGATGGTAGGTATGGAGACAATCCAAATAGAGCACAGCATTATTTTCAATATCAAGTTCTTATCAAGCCCTCTTTAGACGGTATACAAGAAATTTATTTGTCTTCTCTTGAAGCCTTGGGGATTTCAGCTAAAGATCACGATATTAGATTTGTTGAAGATAATTGGGAATCTCCAACTTTAGGCGCCTGGGGAGTGGGTTGGGAAGTTTGGCTTAATGGGATGGAAGTTACCCAATTTACTTATTTTCAGCAATGTGGAGGTCTTGATTGCAAGCCTGTTTCAATTGAGATCACTTATGGCCTGGAGAGACTGGCAATGTATTTACAAAATGTTGAAAGTATTTGGGACCTTTCCTGGAATAAAAAGAATAAATATGGTGACATCTGGCTTCCTTTTGAAAAAGGTCAATGTAAGTATAATTTTGAAGAATCTAACTCGGAAAATTTAAGGAAACTTTTTGAAATTTATGAGGAAGAGGCTCATCAATTAATCGCTAAAAATATACCTGCAACTTGCCTTGATTACGTTCTAAAATGTAGTCATACATTTAATTTGCTAGAAGCAAGAGGGGTTATTTCAGTTACTGAGAGAACTAAGATTATTGCAAGAATTCGATCTTTAGCTCGGAAAGTTGCTCAAGCTTGGTTAGAGGAAAGAGAGAGCCTCGGGTTCCCACTTTGTACCAATAATTAA